The Apium graveolens cultivar Ventura chromosome 11, ASM990537v1, whole genome shotgun sequence genome has a window encoding:
- the LOC141695597 gene encoding uncharacterized protein LOC141695597 — protein MQPTTQSSQRSKGRKRDRSPSPRYRRDSWSPDRVNTACTRRGWSHPSNYDYRTSRYTPLVASIDHIYEINKNKGLFRKPEALSSWQSKDKKKYCEYHESSGHNTHECRHLKDEIEALIKEGYLGEWVVKEVRKHKDDRTREEERRAPRGTNNDTLEENKFVRDGSIRTIYGGDPGMEYSNRALAKYAREVRFRPLTDIHRVETRPPKVFKGESMDITFREADARWVHHPHNDALVISIQIRTKNVHRAFVDNGSSANILYYSTFKKMGLPDQDMSGEDSWVYGFSGAGVRVMGSIRLPCTLGESPLSVTKMLEFKVRNQESSHNVLLG, from the coding sequence ATGCAACCGACTACACAATCAAGTCAGAGAAGCAAAGGAAGGAAGAGGGATAGGTCACCAAGCCCGAGGTACCGAAGAGATAGTTGGAGCCCGGACCGGGTGAATACAGCATGCACAAGGAGGGGATGGAGTCATCCCTCAAACTATGACTACAGGACAAGCCGGTACACACCTTTGGTCGCATCTATCGATCATATCTATGAAATAAACAAGAATAAAGGGCTATTTAGAAAACCTGAAGCTTTATCGTCATGGCAAAGCAAAGACAAGAAAAAATATTGCGAATACCATGAATCATCTGGACATAACACGCATGAGTGCCGACATTTAAAGGATGAAATCGAAGCGCTTATCAAGGAAGGATACCTCGGAGAATGGGTAGTCAAGGAAGTAAGGAAGCACAAGGATGACAGAACAAGGGAAGAGGAAAGACGAGCCCCGCGCGGGACAAATAATGATACCCTGGAGGAAAATAAATTTGTCAGGGATGGCAGTATCCGAACAATCTACGGGGGAGATCCCGGAATGGAATACAGCAACCGAGCCTTGGCAAAATACGCTAGGGAAGTCCGGTTCAGGCCTCTCACAGATATTCATAGGGTGGAAACTCGGCCACCCAAAGTGTTTAAGGGTGAGTCCATGGATATCACCTTCAGAGAAGCAGATGCCCGATGGGTACATCATCCCCACAATGATGCGCTGGTTATTTCCATCCAAATCAGAACAAAGAATGTCCATAGAGCCTTCGTGGATAATGGAAGCTCAGCAAACATCCTCTATTACAGCACCTTCAAAAAGATGGGACTACCTGATCAGGATATGTCGGGGGAAGACTCGTGGGTCTATGGTTTTTCAGGTGCAGGAGTTAGAGTCATGGGGTCGATTCGGCTGCCATGTACACTGGGGGAAAGCCCATTGTCGGTAACAAAGATGCTAGAATTTAAGGTCCGGAATCAGGAATCGTCCCACAACGTGTTATTGGGATGA
- the LOC141695598 gene encoding uncharacterized protein LOC141695598, translating to MLAKPEDGETLILYLAVSEYSVSGVLVKEEVSHQWPVYYVRKRLLDAETRYTNMEKLVYALILAARKLRPYFQAHRIEVRTAYPLRHILHKPESSGRMLKWAVELGQFDFEYCPRTAIKGQALADFVLEFDEEVDGKTIVLAEPTSQESHQDKKKQELPHPWWTLYVDGAVNNNGSGVGIVLITPEGHRLMSAIHFKFYATNNDAEYEALINGLKLALEVGAMNLIVRSDSELVMNQVNGGFQARGPRTELYIRCAKRLLGKFSSAKLESVS from the coding sequence ATGTTGGCCAAGCCAGAAGATGGAGAAACATTGATTCTGTATTTGGCGGTGTCTGAATATTCCGTCAGTGGTGTATTGGTAAAGGAAGAAGTAAGCCACCAGTGGCCTGTATACTATGTAAGGAAAAGGTTGTTGGACGCGGAAACCAGGTATACCAACATGGAAAAACTAGTATACGCTCTTATTCTTGCGGCACGAAAGCTAAGACCGTATTTTCAGGCTCACCGAATAGAAGTTCGCACCGCTTATCCGCTCCGGCATATTCTACATAAACCCGAATCGTCAGGAAGAATGTTAAAATGGGCCGTAGAGCTAGGGCAATTCGATTTTGAATATTGTCCTCGCACGGCAATCAAAGGACAAGCGCTGGCCGATTTCGTACTTGAATTCGATGAAGAAGTTGATGGTAAGACCATAGTGCTGGCAGAACCAACCTCGCAAGAAAGTCATCAGGATAAAAAGAAGCAGGAACTCCCCCACCCTTGGTGGACATTATATGTGGACGGGGCCGTAAACAACAACGGGTCAGGTGTCGGGATAGTCTTGATCACTCCGGAGGGGCACCGCTTAATGAGTGCTAtccatttcaagttttatgctACCAACAATGACGCTGAGTATGAAGCCTTGATCAACGGTCTGAAATTAGCTCTGGAGGTAGGGGCCATGAATTTGATAGTTCGGAGTGATTCTGAATTAGTTATGAACCAGGTCAACGGAGGATTCCAAGCCCGGGGACCGCGAACAGAGCTATATATAAGATGTGCAAAACGCCTACTGGGAAAATTTTCAAGTGCCAAACTAGAAAGTGTTTCGTGA
- the LOC141695599 gene encoding uncharacterized protein LOC141695599 → MGSQMDNLQLGQIPLGIQEIPSIPEAEVFQMLKIPQESWMTPIHNYIQTGAVPEDKLQARRLRYQAAKYVEYDGVLYKRGFNQPLLRCVDMEEGNYILREVHKGICGNHSGGGSLALKVLRQGYY, encoded by the coding sequence ATGGGTTCACAAATGGACAACCTCCAACTTGGACAAATCCCTTTGGGAATCCAGGAAATTCCAAGTATCCCAGAGGCGGAGGTGTTTCAAATGCTAAAAATCCCACAAGAAAGCTGGATGACCCCCATCCATAACTATATTCAGACAGGGGCTGTACCAGAGGATAAACTACAGGCTCGACGCCTTCGGTACCAAGCTGCAAAGTATGTCGAATATGACGGGGTACTGTACAAGAGAGGATTTAACCAGCCACTGTTACGTTGTGTAGATATggaagaaggaaattatattcTCAGAGAGGTGCACAAAGGGATTTGTGGAAATCACTCGGGGGGTGGTTCCTTGGCATTAAAAGTGCTCAGACAAGGATACTACTGA